The uncultured Desulfatiglans sp. DNA window ATTTCAGCCGGAAGGCGGCCGCCGGGGAAATCGACCCCGTCTTCGGGCGGGACCGCGAGATCCGTCAGATGGTGGACATCCTGGCGCGCCGGCGCAAAAACAACCCGATCGTGGTCGGCGAGGCAGGGGTGGGAAAAACCGCCGTGGTCGAAGGGCTGGCGCTGCGGGTCGTGGAAGGCGACGTCCCCGAGATCCTGCGGGACGTTTCGGTCCTCGGGCTCGACATGGGGCTGCTGCAGGCCGGAGCCGGCATGAAGGGCGAGTTCGAAAACCGGCTCAAGGCGGTCATCAACGAGGTCAAGGCCTCGCCCAAGCCCGTCATCCTCTTCATCGACGAGGCCCACACCCTGATCGGCGCCGGCGGAACGGCCGGGGGGAGCGATGCGGCCAACCTTCTCAAACCCGCCCTGGCCCGCGGGGAACTGCGCACCGTCGCCGCCACCACCTGGTCGGAGTACAAGAAGTACTTCGAGCGCGATGCGGCCCTCGCCCGGCGGTTCCAGCTGGTGAAACTGGACGAACCCTCCGTCGAGACCGCCGCCCTGATCCTTCGCGGCCTGAAACCGAAATACGAAGAGGCGCACGGCGTGGTCGTGCGGGACGACGCGATCGCCGCCGCAGCCGAGCTGTCGAGCCGCTACATCTCGGGCCGGCAGCTGCCGGACAAGGCCGTGGACCTCCTCGACACGAGCGCCGCGAGGGTGAAGGTCCTCCTCTCGGCCAAACCGGATGTGATCGAAGATCAGGAGCGCCGGATCCAGGCCCTCGAGCGCGAGCAGCGCGCCCTCGAACGGGACCGGCTGCACGGGATAGCGGTCGACCCCGAGCGCGAGGGCGCCATCGCCACTGAACGGCAAGGACTACAGCAGAATCTGGCGGCCCTCACCGAGCGTTGGCTGAAGGAGCAGGAACTCGGACGGGCCTTGATCGCCTGCCGCAGGACCCTCTATGAGGTCGCAAGCGGGATGCTGCAAACCCCGTCCGTGCCCGAAGCGCCCTCCCCCGGACCGCCGGGGCCGGCCGAAGGCGGCACGCCTTCTCCCCCGGGGCCGGCGGGTGCCGGCGCTGAGCCTGCTGGGGCCGATCAACCGAGGGTGGATCAACCGAGCGAGGAGGCGCTCCGCGCTGAAATGGCCCGCCTCATGACCGACCTCGAGGCCCTGCAGGCCGGCGCGCCCCTCGTGCGGATCGAGGTGGACCCGGACGTGGTGGCCAAGGTCGTGAGCGACTGGACCGGCATCCCGCTCGGAAAGGTCATGCGCGACGAGGCACGCAACATCCTCGACTTCGAAACACGGCTCCAGGAGCGCATCAAAGGCCAGGACGAGGCCCTGCAGACCATCGGCCAGGTGATCAAGGCGGCCAAGGCCGGCCTCAAGGACCCGCACCAGCCCCTCGGGGTCTTCCTGCTCGTCGGACCGAGCGGGGTCGGAAAGACCGAGACGGGCCTCGCGGTCGCAGACCTTCTTTTCGGCGGGGAACGCTTCACCGTGACGATCAACATGAGCGAGTTCCAGGAGAGCCACACGGTCAGCCGCCTGATCGGTTCGCCTCCGGGCTACGTCGGATACGGCGAAGGCGGCGTGCTGACCGAGGCGGTTCGCCAGCGCCCCTATTCGGTGGTACTCCTGGATGAGGTGGAAAAGGCCGACCTCGAGGTCATGAACCTCTTCTATCAGGTCTTCGACAAGGGCATGCTCTCCGACGGCGAGGGCCGCGTGATCGACTTCAAGAACACGGTCATCTTCCTGACGAGCAATCTCGGAACGGACGTGATCACGGAGATGTGCACCGCCGGCGAACGCCCGGCCGTGGAGACCCTGATGGCGGCTATCCGGCCGATCCTGAGCCATCACTTCAAACCGGCGCTCCTGGCCCGGATGGCCGTGGTGCCTTTCTACATCCTCGATCCGGAGATCATGAAGGACATCGTGGTGCTCAAACTGCGTAAACTGGCTAAACGCCTGGCGGAGACCCACCGGATGCAGCTCACCTACGACCAAGCGGTCGTCGATCAGATCGCCGCGCGCTGCACCGAGGTCGAGACCGGGGCCCGGAACGTGGATTACATCATGAGCGGGACCATCCTTCCCCAGCTCTCGCGCGAGATCCTGGGGGCGATGGGGGCCGCCGCCCCGCCGGCCGCGGTTCACATCGGCCTGGCCGAGGACGGGACCTTCCGCATCCACTTTGGAGGAATGGGAGATGACTGATCGGGATCACCGCCGCTTTCTGTTTCGATCGGAGGCCCTGGCGGAAGACGCCTTCGAGGTCGTGCAGTTCAGGGGGGTGGAGGCCGTGTCACGGCCGTACGAGTTCGATATCACCCTGGTCTCGGACGACCCCGAAATCGATCTGCGAGCCGTATTGCGCAGCCCGGCTGCACTGACGATTCTCCGCCCCGAAGAGGAGGAGGCCCGGGTGATCCACGGCGTCCCGGCCCGCTTCGAGCAGCTGGAGCAGGAGGACGTGCACGTCTTCTACCGCGCCGTCCTGGCGCCCAGGCTCTGGCAGGCGGGCCTGTATCGTGAGAACCAGCTCTTCCTGGACAAAACGGTCCCGGACGTCCTCGAGGAGATCCTGCGGCAGGCAGCCCTGACCGGCGACGATTACGAACTGCGCCTGACCCGCAGCTACCCCCAATGGGAGTACATCTGCCAGTACGGCGAAACGGACCTCGACTTCATCAGCCGATGGATGGAACGTGAAGGGATCTACTATTATTTCGAACAGACGGAGGCCTTCGAAAAACTCATCTTTACGGACAGCTCTTCCAGCCATGAAGCCATCCCCGGCGGGGCGGTGGACTACCGGCCGCCCTCGAGCCTGACCGCGCGCGACCAGGAGGTGGTCCGCGCGCTGATCTGCCGGCAGCGGATGCTGCCGCGCCGGGTCATCCTCCGCGACTACAACTACCGCCGCCCGGACCTCGAACTGCGCGCCGAGGCGGAGGTCGACGCCGAAGGTCGCGGGGACGTGTATCTCTATGGTGAACATTTCAAGACCCCCGAGGAGGGGAACGAACTGGCGAGCATCCGGGCTGAGGAGATCCTCTGCCGGGAACAGATCTTCACAGGGGAAAGCCTCCTTGCAGCCCTCGCGCCCGGATTTCTCTTCGAGCTCGCCGGCCACTACCGCGACAGCTGCAACCGGCGGTTTCTGCTGACTGAACTCGAGCACGAGGGGAACCAGGCCGGCGCCCTTTTCGGCGAGGGCCACCCCAGGGCAGAGGAGCCATCGCTCGTCACCTACGTGAACCGATTCAGCGCCCTTCCGGCCGACGTGCAGTACCGCCCGGAGCGCACCACCCCGAAGCCGCGTTTTTTCGGCACCATGAGCGCCCGGGTCGATGCCGCGGGCGACGGACAATACGCGGAGATCGACGACGAAGGGCGCTACAAGGTGCGCCTCGCCTTCGACCAGAGCGACCGGAGAGACGGCCGCGCCTCGCGCTGGGTGCGGATGGCCCAGCCCTACGCCGGCGCCGACTACGGGATGCATTTTCCGCTACACCGCGACACGGAGGTGCTCCTCACCTTCGTCGGGGGGGACCCCGACCGGCCCATCATCGCCGGTTCGGTGC harbors:
- a CDS encoding Rhs element Vgr protein — encoded protein: MTDRDHRRFLFRSEALAEDAFEVVQFRGVEAVSRPYEFDITLVSDDPEIDLRAVLRSPAALTILRPEEEEARVIHGVPARFEQLEQEDVHVFYRAVLAPRLWQAGLYRENQLFLDKTVPDVLEEILRQAALTGDDYELRLTRSYPQWEYICQYGETDLDFISRWMEREGIYYYFEQTEAFEKLIFTDSSSSHEAIPGGAVDYRPPSSLTARDQEVVRALICRQRMLPRRVILRDYNYRRPDLELRAEAEVDAEGRGDVYLYGEHFKTPEEGNELASIRAEEILCREQIFTGESLLAALAPGFLFELAGHYRDSCNRRFLLTELEHEGNQAGALFGEGHPRAEEPSLVTYVNRFSALPADVQYRPERTTPKPRFFGTMSARVDAAGDGQYAEIDDEGRYKVRLAFDQSDRRDGRASRWVRMAQPYAGADYGMHFPLHRDTEVLLTFVGGDPDRPIIAGSVPNPETASPVTSENQTQCVIRTGGGNQIHTEDSDGKQLIKLQTPTARSSIRIGAPNPGDGPTGVMIFTEGSEHVIVQGHRELSVDQTDTVRVTGERTKRVGQNENITITGGLNMNVGQGVMTTIEAGGETHDVTGGRHVFLQGEEVRTVSNGRHVTVEGGGETYTVNGGREVTVSGGDTHRITGGDTSTITGVKSLTVNGTDNYTVNGPRTITVNGPEARNIALLDNIVQGFEKSIKLAAAIEIFMGFKNETKLSLGLEQKAIAISHAAVNLGKDGIKSDNGKIVLGERVLLDNRIARIFA
- the clpV gene encoding Protein ClpV1, whose protein sequence is MITVDIKALLGRLNRHCTRWLEGAAGFCVSRTHYEVTVEHFLAKVLEEPQSDLALICRWFDIEPGRVQKAVTGTIESFRTGNAAKPVFSPLLMELFQDAWLTASVDLAEERVRSGAILLAFLKKPTQFATGAYVDTLTGIGKDALQSQFWTIVKGSAEAPPGARPEPGEEKAAGEATALARFCIDFSRKAAAGEIDPVFGRDREIRQMVDILARRRKNNPIVVGEAGVGKTAVVEGLALRVVEGDVPEILRDVSVLGLDMGLLQAGAGMKGEFENRLKAVINEVKASPKPVILFIDEAHTLIGAGGTAGGSDAANLLKPALARGELRTVAATTWSEYKKYFERDAALARRFQLVKLDEPSVETAALILRGLKPKYEEAHGVVVRDDAIAAAAELSSRYISGRQLPDKAVDLLDTSAARVKVLLSAKPDVIEDQERRIQALEREQRALERDRLHGIAVDPEREGAIATERQGLQQNLAALTERWLKEQELGRALIACRRTLYEVASGMLQTPSVPEAPSPGPPGPAEGGTPSPPGPAGAGAEPAGADQPRVDQPSEEALRAEMARLMTDLEALQAGAPLVRIEVDPDVVAKVVSDWTGIPLGKVMRDEARNILDFETRLQERIKGQDEALQTIGQVIKAAKAGLKDPHQPLGVFLLVGPSGVGKTETGLAVADLLFGGERFTVTINMSEFQESHTVSRLIGSPPGYVGYGEGGVLTEAVRQRPYSVVLLDEVEKADLEVMNLFYQVFDKGMLSDGEGRVIDFKNTVIFLTSNLGTDVITEMCTAGERPAVETLMAAIRPILSHHFKPALLARMAVVPFYILDPEIMKDIVVLKLRKLAKRLAETHRMQLTYDQAVVDQIAARCTEVETGARNVDYIMSGTILPQLSREILGAMGAAAPPAAVHIGLAEDGTFRIHFGGMGDD